A genomic window from Lactococcus garvieae subsp. garvieae includes:
- the istA gene encoding IS21 family transposase codes for MRKDILESLSLHFMNDTKPNFSDLARRYNCDYRTVKRYYELGQVQTLEEASRRRVPPSLIENFKAKINEKIDLGCSARSIFYFIQKQGYKGSYVTVRRYVKSCKTTKKHKATLRVETSPGLSAQVDWKESLKMISKNGEVFTVNIFCYVLGYSRMKYLQLTTDREQSTLFDCLNNAFFQLGGIPEEIWFDNMKTVVDHSKSQFTHAVFNETFRQYSKDAGFHPIACRPFRPQTKGKVEALARTVDRLLVFNHEFEDLTELQEIVTMFMEDLNHNEQSQALGCPPALRWREDKESFKAYDDVELSVYAQPKPEMIRKVSKESMVLYEGRKYSVPLSSIGHNVILEVSDGYLEIYDGGLLVSEHQLTDKAFNYRREDYIEIAKSDVYSHLTEEALEARVNENLLAYDEL; via the coding sequence ATGCGAAAAGATATCTTAGAAAGCCTCAGTTTACATTTTATGAATGACACAAAACCTAATTTTTCTGACCTTGCACGTCGATATAATTGCGACTATCGTACAGTTAAACGTTACTATGAGCTTGGACAAGTTCAAACCTTGGAGGAAGCTTCAAGACGTCGTGTCCCACCCTCACTCATAGAAAATTTCAAAGCCAAAATTAACGAAAAGATTGACCTTGGGTGTTCTGCTCGTTCTATCTTCTATTTCATCCAAAAACAAGGCTATAAAGGTTCCTACGTGACCGTAAGGCGCTATGTGAAATCGTGTAAGACAACCAAGAAGCACAAGGCAACACTTCGTGTTGAAACCTCTCCTGGACTTTCTGCTCAGGTTGACTGGAAAGAAAGCCTGAAGATGATTTCTAAAAACGGCGAAGTCTTCACAGTCAATATCTTCTGCTATGTCCTTGGATACTCTCGAATGAAGTATCTTCAATTGACGACGGATCGTGAACAATCTACCCTGTTTGATTGTTTAAACAATGCTTTCTTCCAACTTGGCGGTATCCCTGAGGAAATTTGGTTTGATAATATGAAGACGGTCGTGGACCATTCTAAAAGCCAATTCACGCATGCAGTATTCAACGAAACCTTTAGGCAATATTCCAAAGACGCTGGCTTTCATCCCATTGCCTGTCGTCCATTCAGACCACAAACCAAAGGGAAAGTCGAAGCTCTAGCACGTACAGTTGACCGCTTGCTGGTTTTCAATCATGAATTTGAAGATTTAACGGAACTTCAAGAAATTGTGACCATGTTTATGGAGGATTTGAACCATAACGAACAGTCACAAGCACTGGGTTGTCCTCCTGCCTTACGTTGGCGTGAAGACAAAGAAAGCTTCAAAGCTTACGATGATGTAGAACTTTCTGTCTATGCTCAACCTAAACCGGAAATGATTCGTAAAGTCTCTAAAGAATCCATGGTGCTCTATGAGGGGAGGAAATACTCGGTACCCCTCTCAAGCATTGGACACAATGTTATTCTAGAAGTGAGTGACGGCTATCTTGAAATCTATGACGGTGGACTTTTAGTCTCTGAACATCAATTGACCGACAAAGCCTTTAACTATCGCAGAGAAGATTATATTGAAATTGCTAAATCAGATGTCTATAGTCATTTAACAGAAGAAGCCTTGGAAGCCAGAGTGAATGAAAACCTCTTGGCTTACGATGAATTGTGA
- the istB gene encoding IS21-like element helper ATPase IstB produces the protein MTVYHQVLNQLEELHLLQFRNSLPDYLEEHTDISLLDGLHDLLHQELSGREQERLKKRLKKAHLPYNKRLMDFDFLFQPKLNKAEIVDLHTLRFLDNKDNILFNGNSGVGKTHLAISLALEALDKGFSSYFILSNDLVNKLLKAQEKGTLERAIKKYAKYDVLVIDEMGYLPFSRDGATLLFQLINARYEKKSTLITTNIPLSQWSDFLQDKKLTNAIIDRLVHHSKVIPIMGDSYRMKNYKERKTRTTTKK, from the coding sequence ATGACTGTTTATCACCAGGTGTTGAATCAACTCGAAGAGCTTCACCTTCTTCAATTTAGAAATTCCCTTCCCGATTATTTGGAGGAACACACCGATATTTCTTTGCTTGACGGTCTTCACGACCTGCTTCATCAAGAATTATCTGGACGTGAACAAGAACGACTCAAGAAACGCTTAAAGAAGGCACATCTCCCTTATAACAAACGGTTGATGGACTTTGATTTCCTGTTTCAACCCAAGCTCAATAAGGCAGAAATTGTGGATTTACATACCCTTAGATTTCTGGATAACAAGGACAATATCCTCTTCAATGGAAATAGTGGCGTAGGTAAAACGCATTTAGCGATTTCTCTTGCTTTAGAAGCTCTAGATAAAGGATTCAGTTCTTACTTTATCCTCAGTAACGACTTGGTCAATAAATTGCTCAAAGCTCAAGAGAAGGGCACTTTAGAGCGAGCCATTAAAAAATACGCCAAGTATGATGTGCTTGTCATTGATGAAATGGGTTATCTTCCCTTCTCAAGAGATGGAGCTACTCTACTGTTTCAGCTGATTAATGCACGTTATGAGAAAAAATCAACACTCATCACGACCAATATTCCACTGTCTCAGTGGTCGGATTTCTTACAAGATAAGAAGCTTACCAATGCCATTATTGATCGTTTGGTTCATCATTCAAAAGTCATTCCGATTATGGGTGATTCTTACCGAATGAAAAACTACAAAGAAAGAAAAACAAGAACCACAACTAAAAAGTAA
- a CDS encoding putative holin-like toxin, with the protein MKGENFLTVYQALSLMIAFATLMILVINTRVLLQSLKIKYQVYNPSCS; encoded by the coding sequence ATGAAAGGCGAAAATTTTTTGACTGTTTACCAGGCATTGAGTCTTATGATTGCTTTTGCAACATTAATGATTCTTGTCATAAACACAAGGGTTCTGTTGCAAAGTTTAAAAATCAAATACCAGGTTTATAATCCTTCTTGTTCTTAA